The genomic region ATCTGGGAGCCATCCACTATATCCTGTATCGACAGAAACTAAGGGGAGTAAGTGTAGTGCTTTTTTTTCATCGATATCCAACCATGGCGAATAATCCTGAGGATATACCCAAACTTCCGGTATCTATTGTCAGGGATACGCCCGATCAGACCCGACGTTTGTTGGGAGAACAGCTACAAATGGTAAGCAAGGATAATGGAAAGGAAGAAGAGGCAGCGTTGGCGCTCTACAATAGGCTGGCCTGGGTTTTGTTGTCCAAATCGGCTGATCCGGCCCGTTATAGGTCCTGTTTTCATTTTTTCGACCATAATTCTTTATTTCAACGGTTGTCGGCGACACAGCAGGCAGTACTCTGGTTTGAGTTGGGTCAGCTGTTGACCAAAAACGGGAAGCAGTATACCGAAGCACGACACTGTTATTCGAAAGCTCGGGAAATCATTGCCCATGAAGAACTAACTGAAACGTATCGTACTGGGAAATGGGCTGCGCTTGATAATGGTGAGGCATTAATTGAGATGCAGGAGGGCAATGTAGAACGCGCAATTATGCTGGAGCAACAGGCGGGCCAGCGTATACGCCAGCTTTCTGATGGACCCGATAAGCGAGTTTTTCAGATTCAGACGTTACTAAACATTGCGGGCTTGCAGCTCCGGGCGGATCTCTATGCAGAGGCAGGTAAGACGTTGCTGGCTGCGGAGAAGTTATGTGTTGATGCGTATGTAGATTGGCTGGGGCATGTACTGCAATTAAAAATGGTATTACATCAACAGCTGGGTGAGAAGGAGCTGGAATATGAACTGTTGATTCAGTTGTTACGTATGAAGACAAACACTATCCATTCCAAACTGCTTGGCCGTGCGGTGGAAATCGCTGGTGCGCTGATTACTCAAGGGTTAGAGGAACGAGCATCCCGGGTGTACCGTCTATTGATGATGGGGCTGCCGGTTGCCAGTCTGCCACAGATCAGATTGATTCGTGAAACATTAGGCAGACTGGGGACCGTTACTCCCCTAGATGCATACACGCAGGACCAGTATATTGATAAACTGGAATCGCAATTGGAGGGATGGGAGCAGTTAAAACACTGGAATGAAAGGAGGAAATCCGGTTGGGTTATCCATTCCTGACACGAATGAGTGTGAATAAGGAACGAACGAGTATGCTCTTGGGCTATGATGACAATACATGCGAATGGTGCAGTCTTGATGATACAGGCCGGATTGATAGCCGTCAGAGCCTTTCTGAACATGGGACAGAGTCAGATCAGCACACGCAGCATATTCAGTTTATTGGAAGGAATCGTGTTCTGGTGATTACTCAGGACAAGACGGGGAAATGGCTTCATATATACGAGAATGAGAAGCAAGCAATTCTGGTTCAGAGCCTTTTTGTGAAGTTTCCATTTCCTGTGATGCAGGCCGCTTGGCAAGAAGGGCAATTAATTCTGCTATTTTCCATTAGACATCGTTCAGGAGCTGTCCGCATAGGTCTTTACGATCCCGAGAAGGATGAGGCGCGATGGGTTACTCCTGATTTGGACAATCCGCAATTTGTATTCTGGTCTGCATCAACACGAGAGGTTGGTGTAAACGTTGGTGGATTCGGAAGAGTGTACTCATATTCCAAAGATATCTTTCCATCATCCGAAATACCCTACACGGAGTATGCCTACCCTGTGATGGATAAGCAGGGGGATCTGATAGCCGTTTCTATTCCTGTGGAAGATGGCTTCCAGCCGGGATGGATCAGGCAGGGAGAGGATCGGGTGCATGAATGTTCAACGGATAGCCAACCCTTCTCTGAAATGATTAGAATGCAACTCGATCTACATCAACAGCTAGTCCTCTGCGAAGGGATAACCTGCGGCAGGTGGCAATATGTTCAATATACATTGGACAGAGAGAAGAGGTATGATCTGTATGATTATCCGGGAATCTTGACACAGGCTGTGCTCAGCAAGGACAGGCAGGGCTTGATCGGAAAATATGAATCTATCGTAAGTCCTCCGGTGCCGGGGATATACCGGTTTTTGGAACAAACGCGTACGATTACCCGTTTCCCGGTTGAGCGAGATGAGAGAATTGGCAAGCATCCTGACGAGGAACCCGATGTAATCTATGGATGGGTTCGTTATGGACATGAGATGATTCCGTACATGGACATACACCCGGAGGGCGCAGAACACGTGGTCATCTATCTTCATGGCGGACCTCATAATTGCCTGTTTGACAGCTTTAGTCCGGTCATCAGCGGATTATATCAGGCAGGAGTGCGGGTTATCGGGCTGAACTATCCCGGTAGTTCAGGGTTCGGCACGGATTACAGGATGCGCATTCAGAACGATTGGGGCGGCGTGGATGCAGATGTCATCCAGTTCATGCGGGAGCAGATGTTATCTTCCTATTCACACGTATCTCTCTATGGGGTGAGCTATGGGGCTTATCTGGCATTGCTGGTAGCAGGTAAAAGTCCGGCTTTATGGAGTACTGTGGTTGCCTGTGCACCATTTACGGATCTGGAAGGACTGTACGCAGGCGGAGGAACGAAGCTGAGGTCATTCTTGGAAACTGAAATCGGTGAGCTTTTGCATGATCCATCTGCCCTGCGGGACAGAAGCCCAACAGCTTATGTATCCGGGCTCAGTGAGGTGAATATTCAGCTCATTCACGGTCAGTCTGATCAACTGTGTCCCGTAGAACAGACGGAGAGGTTATATCTGGATATCACTAAAAACAAGCAGATGTCTGGAGCTGTAGGCAGGATTGATCTTCATATTGTACAGGATATGGCGCATGAGGCTTATTCGGAGCGAATCTGGGCGCAGAAGGCTGTTGATTTTCTAACCTGCAGTAGAGTATCCACGTAAGATAAATACGTGATTGAAGCCGCAAATGCGGCTTTTTTGGCGATGTTTAAGGTCATGATATGGAAAGGAAAAGCGGTTGGGGAAGTGTTGTTCGTGGTCTGATGCGTAGCTTGAGAGGTTAAGCGAATGAACATTAGCGTTTACAAGATGTCACATCCGGTTTAAGATGGCGTGAGCCGTTTAAGGTATATAACAATAGGATTAAGTATTAAAATAACGGTAAGTTGACGAGATGATATCTACAGAAAAGAGGGAATTATTATGAAAGTAGCCATTTTTGGAGCAACCGGAGCGATTGGCAAGACGATACTGTGGGAGCTGATGGATCGTGGGCATGAGGTGACAGCGGTAGTGCGTGACCCGTCGAAAGTCGAGATGGTGCATGAACGCTTGCGTGTGGAACAGGGAGATATGCTCAACCCAGATCAGGTGGCTGATTTTGCAGCGGGTCAGGAAGCGGTTGTGAGTGCATATGGACCGAAGTTCGGTGAAGAAGAAGAGATGCTGGAAGTGACACGATCGTTGATCGAGGGTGTGCGCCGGGCAAAAGCAGGACGTCTGGTGGTAGTTGGTGGAGCGGGAAGCCTGATGACCGATTCCGGTGAGATGCTAATGGACACGCCGGGATTCCCGGACGAAGTCAAACCACTGGCAAAAGCACATGCAGAAGCATATGACCTGATTGAAGCATCAGGTATTCATTGGACCTACATGAGCCCTGCTGCGACAATCACAACAGGACGCCGGACTGGCCAGTTCCGGGTTGGCATGAACCGGGTGATTACGGATGATATCGGGGAAAGCTCGATTTCCGTTGGCGATTTTGCAGCGGCTTTGGTGGACGAACTGGACGATCCGCAATTTATACAGGCACGATTTACAGTAGGTTACTAAGCGTAGACAGGCTTTGGAATGGATAATTTAATCTGAAGGTCTCGTACACGGAATCGATAGAGTTTCCGATGATGTATCGATTGGATTGTGGTAACTGGATAAGGTAAGGGAATATAGTGATACACTTACAGAACACAGCGTTTAGGTGCGAATTTGCTACTTTTAGGTAAGAGATGAGCTTGTCACGGGGAGGGATGAACGTTGTTTATCGTAACCGCTGAACAGATGCGGGCTGTAGACGAGTATACTATTCATCAGCTCGGTATTCCGGCAGCAAGTCTGATGGAGAATGCAGGCCGCGCCATAGCCGAGGAAGTCATCAAACTGTGCCGGGAAGGGCAACCAGAAGGACGGCTTGCGGATTCAGGGCAGCTTGGCTATAGCAGCCAGACAGGTGCGAGGCAGGCACACACCGGGCCCGGTGATCGGCAAGGTTATGGTGGCGACATCATCGCCGATCCGGCGCTGGTGATGGAGCGGCCGGGAGATCAGCAATGGTACATGCTGATCGGCAAGGGCAATAATGGCGGCGATGGGCTGGTGGCCGCGCGCCATTTGGTTGAAGCAGGGCTTGGCGTGACATTGGTCTACGCCGATGCCCCTGAGGCACTGCGTGGCGAAGCTGCAGTGCAACGGGATGCCGCTGCTCAGCTCGGCATCCCTGCTCTTGTCCACGGGCGCGAAGCCGTGGACTTCAGCCGGTGCACAGGCATCGTGGATGCGCTGCTGGGCACCGGGTCGCGGGGAGCGCCGCGGGGGGATTACGCGGCGCTGATTGAGGCGGCGAACGACAGCGGCAAGCCGGTCGTGTCCGCCGATGTGCCGAGCGGGCTGGACGCCGACACCGGAGAGGTGTACGAGCCCTGCATTCAAGCCCGGGTGACGGTATGCCTCGCGCTGCTCAAGCGCGGGCTGGTGCAGTACCCGGGCGCTTCTGCCGCGGGGCGCATCGTGGTGCGCGCCATCGGCATTCCCGCGCTGCTTGCGCCAGAGTATGGCCCCTCGGTCCGTCTGCTGACGGACGAGGTGCTGCGCGTTGCGCTGCGCGTGGACACAGGCCGTCTACGGACACCGGACGGCCACAAAGGCACCTACGGCCACGTATTGCTGGCCGCAGGAAGCCTGCCGATGAGCGGCGCAGGCCTGCTCTCGGCCAAGGCCGCGCTGCGCGCAGGCTGCGGGCTCGCCACATGGGCGCTGCCCGCGGCACTGCTGCCGCATGTCATCGGCACCGTGCCCGAGCTCATGCTCGCTGCCGCCGCCGATGGCGACAGCGGCGAATGGAACGCGGCTTCCGCTGGCGTCGTGCTGCGCCTCGCGGAGAGCCGCGACGTGCTCGCGACCGGCCCCGGCCTCGGCCGCTTCAAGGGCGACACAGACTGGCTGCGCCGTCTGTGGCAACAAACGGATCGTCCGCTCGTCATCGACGCGGACGCCCTCAACATGCTGGCAGACGCTGGCCCACATGGGCCTCGCGACTGGGGCCAGCGAAGTGCGGCGACGATCCTGACGCCGCACCCTGGCGAGATGGGTCGACTGCTGGGCATGTCGACCCGGGAAGTGCAGCGTGACCGCATTGGACACGCTGCAAAATACGCCCGCGAGCAGGGCGTAACCCTTGTGCTCAAAGGAGCACGAACGGTCATCGCAACGCCATCCGGCGAGGCGTACATCAACACTACCGGGCACGCTGGCATGGCGACTGGCGGTGCCGGAGACGTATTGACCGGCATCATCGCCGGTCTGCTTGCCCAAGGTCTCAGCGCGGAGCGAGCCGCCGCGTTCGGCGTATATCTCCACGGACAGGCCGCCGAACGAGCAGCCCTGCTGTGCGGTGACCCATCGTCGCTGCTAGCCGGAGACATCATCGACGCACTGTGACGACGGGACAGATGTGGGACAACTCGCAGTTTTGGAATACTGCCTATGACGACTCGTTCCCAAATGCAAGTGATTCAACGAACCAGCACACCAAAAGTAGATGACTACTACTGAAAAGGGAGCCCTGTCATGATCATGACGGAGGCTCCCCTTTATTTGCTTGTATGTCCACGCTACCTGATCCTTGCTCACCTATAACCTGACTATAACCTGCCTGAAATTTGCATCTAGCCTACCCCTAAACTACATCCGACCTACGTCTACTCCGAATTCTCCCGGCATCCTGCCTACAACCTGAAACGCAACAACTCCTGATGCATCTCGGCACTGATATCACGCAGTGACTTCACCTTGATACTCGCTTCAGCGAAGGAACGTTGTTGTTCCGACGTGGAGGCGGTAATCTCTTCACTGCTGGCAGCCGACTGCTCGGTGATGGCACTGATATTTTCAATGGCCTGTTGCACCTGCGTACTGAATTCATTGGAATGCTGCATGTCCTCAGCAAGCTGACGGATGCCGGTACTAATGCGCTCCACACTTCCGCGAATGGCAGAGAAGGATTCCCGGGTCTGGCTGGTGGCTTGTTCCTGTTCCCCGAATAGCTGCATGCTTTGCGCTACCGAGTTCTTCACCTTGTCCATGGAGGTTGTAATCTCGCCCACAGCCGCGTAGATATGCTTGACCGATTGCGCAGATTGTTCTGCAAGCTTATTCACCTCGCCCGCAACAACAGCGAAGCCACGTCCGGCTTCTCCGGCACGAGCAGCCTCAATGGAGGCATTCAACGAGAGCATGGTCGTCTGCTTGGCAATCTCCGATACGTATGCAGTCATCGTGGTGATTCGAACCGCGCTGTCTTCCAATTCCCGCACCGTTTGTTCTACCTCGTACATTGCCAGACGATTCACTTCGGCCAGACGGAGTTGCTCTGCGACGGCTTTATTGCCTTCTTCAACGGTAGTTAATACTTCACGACCATCGATCACGGATTGGGAAGTGGCCTCCAGATTACTGTTGAAGGTAGACTGCATTTTGTCCACGACCATCACCGTTTCACTCAGATCCTCAGCAATCTTTTGACTGCCAATTGATAGTTCTTCCGTGGTACGGGATACTTGCTGCACAATCGCTTGGGCCGTATCGTTGCCACGATCTATGTCTTGTGCCATCAGATCGACACGATGACCCGCTGCACCAATGGATTGAATAATACCTCGGATATTATGGGTCATAATACCGAAGGAGCGACTCAGGTCATCGAGTTCATCTTTGCCCCGAGCTTCCGGTAATTGTCCGGTAAGGTCGCCATCCGCAATTTGTCCTGCTGCGTCTTTGAGCGTACGAATACGCTTGGCGATCTGACGTGAAGTATACATATTGAACAGCATCACCGCGACGAGCAGTACGATGGCTCCACCGAGAGCGATTTGCCACGTTTGCTGGATATCTCGCTCCAAATCAACGGTATATTGATCATATCGATCCCGAGTTATTTCATCCAACGAATAGATATCATTCTGTATGCCCCGAACCCGAGTGCTATACCGTTTCGCTTCCGCTCCGTCCATCTCTGTCATGGCCGCGGTAGCTCCCTGACTCAGAGCAGTGAGTTTTATCTGGATGGACTGAATAAGCTGCAACTGCTGATCCGTTTCAAGTAATCCGTCCGTAAGCTCCTGAATCATCGCTTGACCTTCATCCAGCAAGCGGAGCGCTGTGTCCTGATTTCCTGCTGTCATGGAGAACGAATAGACATCCAGCGCCTGCTGGGTCTGAATCTGATTGGCATTTAGTTCACTTACCTTGAGCATGGCAGGTACCAGATTTTGATTTTTGGCATTCATGCCGAGCAATTCCGTGATGATAAAGGCTACCAGCGCAAGGCATAGAAGTAGCGAGATTAGAGCATTAAGTATCAGTTTTCCCTGTAGTTTCATGTGCGTACCTCCTCGAATCCGATGGGTTATTGATCAAGCGTAATTTTGATTTGACCGGAAGAGATCTGTGTTTTCAGATCTTCGAAGGTTTTCTGCTGTTCATCACTGAGCGTGATATTATGTAGTGCGGTCAGGCCCACGGCGTTCTCCGCCAGCCCCTCCACGATTTCCTTTTGAGGGAAGGCATGATTGTTTTGAATAAACGAGTTAACGGCATTATAGATGGATACATCCACATTTTTCAGCATGGACGTAAGAATGGCTTTTTCCGCCAAAAAGAATTGATCGGTATCTACACCGATGGCGTATTTCCCTAATTTTTGAATCTCCGTCAGTGCGCCCACACCTGTGAGACCGGCAGCCACATAGATCACGTCAGCGCCCTTGTCCTGAATCATCTGTGCAGCGAGTTGTTCACCCAGATCGGCATTACCGAAGTCCCCTGCGTAGACGACATCAACGGTTGCATCCGGCTTGACAGCAAGAACACCTTGCTCAAAACCCTGCTCGAAATTACGAAGGACCGGGATCTCCATTCCACCAAGGAAACCAACATGATCCTCCGTTGAAGCCATAGCGGCAATAACGCCTGCCAGATAACTTCCTTCTTCCGCCCGGAATGAAATGGAGGCAATGTTAGGCAGTTCGGACCGACTATCAATCATGAGGAACTGTTGATCAGGATATTTGGCTGCAACCTTCTCCATATCCGCTTGGACCGTATCGCTGAGGCCGATAATCAGATCGAGTTTGGCTTCTGCAAACTCCTCAAAAGCAGCTTCGGCGGTTAAATTGCCGCCCGGTTCACGATAGTCAAAGACAATGCTTTTCTCGTCTCTGGCCTGAACCAGTCCATCAAAAGCAGCATCATTAAAAGAACGGTCTCCCAGACCCACTTCGGTAAGTACGATCCCGACTTTTGTTCTTGTGTCTGTTGCCGATGTTGTATTATTGGCTGAACAAGCCCCCAGGATCAGTACCGTCAGGATCATCATTAATGTGAGACCAAGACCTGCGCGTCTGTTCTTGTTTGTTTTCATGTGTGGTACCCTCATTTCTGTAGTCGCATTTTTCTGATTTGAATTGTTCTTCAGCTCTAGGGAAATACGCATATATGGATGACACGTGTGGTGAGGATTTCCCTTTATCTATATCGGACAGAAAGGTACGGTGTTTTATGGTATGTAGTGAAAATTTACAAAAATCTAAATATGTTTCATGAATTATACATTAGTTTTACATTTCTCTGGTTAAAAGGGTGCATGAATAACTACAGTATGTTGTTTACTGACGTTAAAAGCTCCAAAAAGACACAACAGAGATGACATGAATCATCTCTGTTGTGCCTTTGAATAACATCATATATGGTTCAAAGCTGGTTTGTCCCTATATTGAAATGACATGAGTTTTACCAAGCCGCAATCGAGCCATCCGCTCGGGTTTCCGTACCCCCACATAATACGCCATTGTTCGGGTTGCGCCAGATGATCTGACCGCGTCCAAACTGGGATGGATCGAGCGCTACTTGAATATCATGTCCCTTGCGGGCAAGTGCCTGTGCAATGTGCTGCGGGAAGCCAGGTTCCACGAGAATCGTTTTGCCCTTCGTCCACTGCCAGCGTGGAGAGTCCAGTGCGGCCTGGGGATTCAGGTGATAATCGATCGTATTCATGACCACCTGCACATGACCCTGCGGCTGCATGAAACCGCCCATGACACCGAATGGCCCAATCGCTTCGCTGCCGCGGGTGAGGAACCCCGGAATGATGGTGTGATAGGTTCGTTTACCCGGCTCCAAGGCGTTTGCATGATTCGGGTCCAGTGAGAAATTATGTCCGCGATTCTGCAAGGCAATGCCTGTCCCCGGAACGACGAGTCCAGATCCGAAGCCCATGTAGTTACTCTGGATAAAGGAAACCATGTTGCCTTCACCGTCAGCCGTAGCCAGATAGACCGTTCCACTTGCTCGTGGATCGCCTGCCTCAGGTGCACGTGCGGTATCACCAATGAGTTTGCGCCGTTCTTCAGCGTATGCCTCGGACAGCAGTTCCTCCACCGTCACGCCCATTTTACGTTCTTCGGTAATATATTTCTCCCCATCGGCAAATGCCAGCTTCATGGCTTCCAGTTGCTGATGATACGCGAGAACGGATTCTTTCTCGTCAAACTCGTAACCTTTCAACAGATTAAGCGCTGCGAGAGCAATCAGCCCTTGTCCATTCGGTGGGATTTCCCACACATCGTATCCGCGATAGGAGACAGAGATGGGATCAACCCACTCGGGCTGGGATGCTGCCAGATCTTCGCGAGTCAGATAACCACCGTGTTCTGCCATAAAGGAATGAATGCGTTCCGCCAGTTCCCCTTCGTAAAAGTCTCGCGCTTCGCTCTCGCCAATCTGGCGCAAAGTCGCCGCATGATCCGGCGAGCGCCACATCTCTCCAGCTGCGGGAACACGCCCGCCGGGAGCAAATGTCTCAAACCACGCACGCCCTGCCTCCGCATCACCCTGGCGTGCATAGATCTCGGCTGCCCTTGCCCAGTGGCGGGCCAGCCCAGGCGCAAGCGGGTAACCTTCCTCCGCATAGCGGATGGCTGGTTCCAGCGCTTCCGCCAGCGTGAGCCGCCCGAAACGGCGGCTCAGCTCAGCCCAACCCGCCGGTGCGCCAGGCACCGTCACCGGAACAACCCCAAGCTTCGGCATCTCCGTATGGCCTGCCGCTTGAAGCGCCTCAATGGATATGCCCTGAGGCGCAGGGCCGCTGGCATTCAGGCCATGCAGTTTGCCCTCGGTCCAGACGAGGGCAAAAGCATCGCCACCAATGCCATTGGACGTAGGCTCCAGCACGGTGAGTGCTGCTGCAGTTGCAATGGCGGCATCAATGGCGTTGCCGCCTTTTTTCAAAACATCCAGGCCAGCTTGTGCAGCCAGTGGCTGTGACGTGGCGACCATGCCTTGCTTGGCATATACAGGCACGCGGTAAGAGGGGTACGGTTGGTAGAGTGGATCGAAGTTCATCAGGTTGTTCAGCTCCTTGTCGCAAGATGTCAGGTTCCGGTATAACCGGATCATACTCCTAACCCTCTTCGCAACCGGACAACCGATATCCTGCCACACCTGCCAAATCCAACCTGACATCAGTTAACGATATCATCCACTTTACCCTAAGTTGTTACCATATCGCCGCCATTTACATGAATGCATTCACCTGTGACGTAAGATGAATCGCGGGAGGCGAGATAGACGTAAGCTGCCGCCAGTTCGTAAGGCTGGCCAGCCCGACCCATGGGCGTATCTGTTCCAAATACCTGTACATCCTCCGCAGAGAAACTAGCAGGGATGAGCGGTGTCCAGATGGGGCCAGGAGCAACGGAATTCACGCGGATTCCCTGTGCAGCAAGCGATTGGGAGAGTACACGAGTCAGCGACACGACAGCTCCTTTGGTGGAGGAGTAGTCGATCAACTGGATGTTACCTTTATATGCCGTAATGGAAGCTGTATTGATGATGGAGGCACCTCTGCACAG from Paenibacillus sp. FSL R5-0341 harbors:
- a CDS encoding prolyl oligopeptidase family serine peptidase, whose amino-acid sequence is MGYPFLTRMSVNKERTSMLLGYDDNTCEWCSLDDTGRIDSRQSLSEHGTESDQHTQHIQFIGRNRVLVITQDKTGKWLHIYENEKQAILVQSLFVKFPFPVMQAAWQEGQLILLFSIRHRSGAVRIGLYDPEKDEARWVTPDLDNPQFVFWSASTREVGVNVGGFGRVYSYSKDIFPSSEIPYTEYAYPVMDKQGDLIAVSIPVEDGFQPGWIRQGEDRVHECSTDSQPFSEMIRMQLDLHQQLVLCEGITCGRWQYVQYTLDREKRYDLYDYPGILTQAVLSKDRQGLIGKYESIVSPPVPGIYRFLEQTRTITRFPVERDERIGKHPDEEPDVIYGWVRYGHEMIPYMDIHPEGAEHVVIYLHGGPHNCLFDSFSPVISGLYQAGVRVIGLNYPGSSGFGTDYRMRIQNDWGGVDADVIQFMREQMLSSYSHVSLYGVSYGAYLALLVAGKSPALWSTVVACAPFTDLEGLYAGGGTKLRSFLETEIGELLHDPSALRDRSPTAYVSGLSEVNIQLIHGQSDQLCPVEQTERLYLDITKNKQMSGAVGRIDLHIVQDMAHEAYSERIWAQKAVDFLTCSRVST
- a CDS encoding NAD(P)H-binding protein; translation: MKVAIFGATGAIGKTILWELMDRGHEVTAVVRDPSKVEMVHERLRVEQGDMLNPDQVADFAAGQEAVVSAYGPKFGEEEEMLEVTRSLIEGVRRAKAGRLVVVGGAGSLMTDSGEMLMDTPGFPDEVKPLAKAHAEAYDLIEASGIHWTYMSPAATITTGRRTGQFRVGMNRVITDDIGESSISVGDFAAALVDELDDPQFIQARFTVGY
- a CDS encoding NAD(P)H-hydrate dehydratase, which gives rise to MFIVTAEQMRAVDEYTIHQLGIPAASLMENAGRAIAEEVIKLCREGQPEGRLADSGQLGYSSQTGARQAHTGPGDRQGYGGDIIADPALVMERPGDQQWYMLIGKGNNGGDGLVAARHLVEAGLGVTLVYADAPEALRGEAAVQRDAAAQLGIPALVHGREAVDFSRCTGIVDALLGTGSRGAPRGDYAALIEAANDSGKPVVSADVPSGLDADTGEVYEPCIQARVTVCLALLKRGLVQYPGASAAGRIVVRAIGIPALLAPEYGPSVRLLTDEVLRVALRVDTGRLRTPDGHKGTYGHVLLAAGSLPMSGAGLLSAKAALRAGCGLATWALPAALLPHVIGTVPELMLAAAADGDSGEWNAASAGVVLRLAESRDVLATGPGLGRFKGDTDWLRRLWQQTDRPLVIDADALNMLADAGPHGPRDWGQRSAATILTPHPGEMGRLLGMSTREVQRDRIGHAAKYAREQGVTLVLKGARTVIATPSGEAYINTTGHAGMATGGAGDVLTGIIAGLLAQGLSAERAAAFGVYLHGQAAERAALLCGDPSSLLAGDIIDAL
- a CDS encoding methyl-accepting chemotaxis protein, whose amino-acid sequence is MKLQGKLILNALISLLLCLALVAFIITELLGMNAKNQNLVPAMLKVSELNANQIQTQQALDVYSFSMTAGNQDTALRLLDEGQAMIQELTDGLLETDQQLQLIQSIQIKLTALSQGATAAMTEMDGAEAKRYSTRVRGIQNDIYSLDEITRDRYDQYTVDLERDIQQTWQIALGGAIVLLVAVMLFNMYTSRQIAKRIRTLKDAAGQIADGDLTGQLPEARGKDELDDLSRSFGIMTHNIRGIIQSIGAAGHRVDLMAQDIDRGNDTAQAIVQQVSRTTEELSIGSQKIAEDLSETVMVVDKMQSTFNSNLEATSQSVIDGREVLTTVEEGNKAVAEQLRLAEVNRLAMYEVEQTVRELEDSAVRITTMTAYVSEIAKQTTMLSLNASIEAARAGEAGRGFAVVAGEVNKLAEQSAQSVKHIYAAVGEITTSMDKVKNSVAQSMQLFGEQEQATSQTRESFSAIRGSVERISTGIRQLAEDMQHSNEFSTQVQQAIENISAITEQSAASSEEITASTSEQQRSFAEASIKVKSLRDISAEMHQELLRFRL
- a CDS encoding BMP family ABC transporter substrate-binding protein, with protein sequence MKTNKNRRAGLGLTLMMILTVLILGACSANNTTSATDTRTKVGIVLTEVGLGDRSFNDAAFDGLVQARDEKSIVFDYREPGGNLTAEAAFEEFAEAKLDLIIGLSDTVQADMEKVAAKYPDQQFLMIDSRSELPNIASISFRAEEGSYLAGVIAAMASTEDHVGFLGGMEIPVLRNFEQGFEQGVLAVKPDATVDVVYAGDFGNADLGEQLAAQMIQDKGADVIYVAAGLTGVGALTEIQKLGKYAIGVDTDQFFLAEKAILTSMLKNVDVSIYNAVNSFIQNNHAFPQKEIVEGLAENAVGLTALHNITLSDEQQKTFEDLKTQISSGQIKITLDQ
- a CDS encoding gamma-glutamyltransferase family protein — encoded protein: MNFDPLYQPYPSYRVPVYAKQGMVATSQPLAAQAGLDVLKKGGNAIDAAIATAAALTVLEPTSNGIGGDAFALVWTEGKLHGLNASGPAPQGISIEALQAAGHTEMPKLGVVPVTVPGAPAGWAELSRRFGRLTLAEALEPAIRYAEEGYPLAPGLARHWARAAEIYARQGDAEAGRAWFETFAPGGRVPAAGEMWRSPDHAATLRQIGESEARDFYEGELAERIHSFMAEHGGYLTREDLAASQPEWVDPISVSYRGYDVWEIPPNGQGLIALAALNLLKGYEFDEKESVLAYHQQLEAMKLAFADGEKYITEERKMGVTVEELLSEAYAEERRKLIGDTARAPEAGDPRASGTVYLATADGEGNMVSFIQSNYMGFGSGLVVPGTGIALQNRGHNFSLDPNHANALEPGKRTYHTIIPGFLTRGSEAIGPFGVMGGFMQPQGHVQVVMNTIDYHLNPQAALDSPRWQWTKGKTILVEPGFPQHIAQALARKGHDIQVALDPSQFGRGQIIWRNPNNGVLCGGTETRADGSIAAW